From Penicillium psychrofluorescens genome assembly, chromosome: 1, one genomic window encodes:
- a CDS encoding uncharacterized protein (ID:PFLUO_000023-T1.cds;~source:funannotate), translating into MQAMNSLPSPPNSESDGRWKPAIATVSLGAAHLHPLTAKIDAAAKNGQQGLELFHDDLAQLAKTLSCQSLGAVPDRSDREYEIDAAHAIRDLCVQRGLQVLALQPFRHYEGLIDPAHHAERIDEFKHWVQLAKILGDNLFILIPSSFLDASEITGDRDRLAADLAEAADLACPVRVAYEALAWGTHINTWEDSWDLVRRANRPNLGICLDTFNIAARLWADPTSPTGRQPAGADRELQESMDRLVREVDPDRVMIVQLADGELVDPKVPFLQAPGMPKLLAWSRNARLFPCEEERGGYLPIRHVADACLNRLGYSGWVSMEVFSRTLGVDNPQVADEHAARASRSWRRMLESLDGKPAKDPLTS; encoded by the coding sequence ATGCAGGCTATGAATTCTCTTCCCAGCCCACCCAACTCCGAATCCGACGGCCGATGGAAGCCGGCCATTGCGACCGTTAGCCTCGGAGCCGCCCACCTGCACCCGTTGACGGCCAAAATTGATGCGGCCGCAAAGAATGGCCAGCAAGGCCTCGAGCTCTTTCACGATGATCTGGCGCAGCTTGCCAAGACGCTGAGCTGTCAGTCGCTAGGCGCTGTTCCAGATCGCTCCGATCGGGAGTACGAGATCGACGCCGCACACGCCATCCGGGACCTCTGTGTACAGCGCGGTCTTCAAGTACTGGCGCTGCAGCCCTTTCGTCATTACGAAGGCCTCATCGATCCGGCCCACCACGCGGAACGCATTGACGAGTTTAAGCACTGGGTCCAATTGGCCAAGATCCTTGGGGACAATCTCTTCATTCTGATTCCGTCATCCTTCCTCGATGCCTCCGAGATCACCGGGGACCGAGATCGGTTAGCGGCCGATTTAGCCGAGGCGGCCGATCTAGCATGCCCCGTGCGCGTCGCCTATGAGGCGCTTGCCTGGGGTACACATATCAACACCTGGGAGGATTCCTGGGACCTGGTTCGGCGGGCCAACCGGCCTAATCTAGGCATTTGTCTGGATACTTTCAATATCGCGGCTCGCCTGTGGGCCGATCCGACCAGTCCAACGGGACGCCAACCAGCCGGTGCGGACAGGGAATTGCAAGAGTCGATGGATCGGCTGGTTCGAGAGGTCGATCCGGACCGAGTGATGATCGTTCAACTGGCCGatggcgagctggtcgaccCAAAAGTTCCCTTTCTCCAAGCACCGGGAATGCCCAAGCTGCTGGCATGGTCGCGGAATGCTCGCCTGTTCCCGTgcgaggaagagcgaggcGGTTACCTTCCGATCCGACACGTCGCGGATGCCTGTCTCAATCGCTTGGGGTATTCGGGATGGGTCAGCATGGAGGTATTCTCGCGTACTCTCGGGGTCGATAACCCGCAGGTGGCGGATGAGCATGCCGCACGGGCTAGCAGGTCCTGGCGGCGGATGTTGGAATCTCTAGACGGGAAACCGGCGAAAGATCCTCTTACATCCTAG